The genomic DNA tagccaaatcagttatgcgcccatcaagactgcctgtgtaaacatcaaagtctaaggtatatcccgaatttgaagttgcaatgacccacaatttgaaaccccagcgagtaggtttgcccttcatatactgcttgaatcctgatcgaccttttgatttgaccattctctcgtctatgctcagattttcattagcctggaaaagctgctgacacttggttttgaggtggtccatcaggtaacgcaacttcctaagacgatcaagattattttctgtggcaggatctacaacatggaggGCTGCCATCAATTCCTTGAAACGGTCACGGGACATGAATAACTTGGCCCATGAACCCTGAAGAGATTTGGTTCCCCAATATCTGTGAATGCTGTGCAGGGACGTGAAACCCATGTAAATAAGGAGCCCAAGAAACCGGTAGAATTCATCCGGGGTCACTTCTTCCCATGCCCCATGATGGTTCGCATAAGACGGCCTATTCAGTACAAGCTCCCACCCCTTAGAGTTTGTAAACTGGCAAATCTCGGCAACGATGGTGTACGTGAAAAACAACTTGAAGTCTATTTCACGCAAGGTACTTGTGGCTGACCGTACAGCCCTATGCACACtttccagatctatgcctactggacgagagggattaaatggtatgggctttggtgcttctgtgtctacatCAGCATAGGAAGGAAAGGATACAGAGTCAGGAAAGCGTTTCCGCTTCCTACCTGACATGGGACAAGAAAGACTAATCAAACCCATAAAAGAAAgcaaacattagtaaaaatcataatctcagtttgtactcttttgttaattttaactttttgttggcagccctgattgtgtgtgtggatgcaaatgctgacatttattgtcagcatatatgtacacacacacatttacaaatacacactattggaatacatgcatttaccgataggaggttgttggttgatccctctgctcatcttgctcctcttcatcctcttcttccccttcatccaagagctccatgtccatgaagtcctcctcttcaatggtcatgccttcatgatcttcatcGCTGTCATGTTCAGCAATAAGTCTAAGCTCGTCAGGGCCTAGCCGCCGTCTCCTCTTCAGAGACTCCATAAGGCATGAATATTGAGCCTtgtctccatccatctcagaataataaaagaaagagattacagtgaataaaggtggtgacagtgatgttattttaaaaataattacatatatgtagaattcaatcacaaatactctatatgtttttgccagagaagctaatgtccacaggctcatgtttagaagtaaactcaagtacactgaaccaatacatatgacaaaagtttctcaaatctggcacatggtttacacataaaacaataattatctaagaggagcaataaatacaagacaaaacttgattctatggttatatttaaaatgttgtaaatagtcacagactgaaatgttatgcacctgtatgctttcaaaaaaagctttcaaaaaaagtttgataccatattttagtccctttcaaatatatcttgcaatacattagaaaattatgcaaatctgacagaaatattttatagataaaactatatttagtaagaattaccacagaaaaaaatatattatggtaaaaaaaaagaagttataaattgcccagactgacatatatggtagcatagcatactttagtctctcaaataaatgcagcaattttttagaaaatgatgcaaattttacagaaatattttatagataaaataatatttctcttTCACCTTTATGCTTTCTGCCTCAGCTTACATGCTTTATGCTTTTCagccagtcatgctaaatgcatgcaatgcaaaatgtaatgctattatgagcaaagctaaggtgatttctaagcagactttagacagtattgaagtaaaacaagtaagctataactgatttcaagattacatgcataaaatctAACTTTGGCAGCCTTTTCAAACCACATGGCTGCAGTATGCAACAAACAGCCcggtagcttagcttagcttaggttcACTACTAATcacttatttgtgtaaaactgctgcatactttacaaactactaaacaaacgagactaaaagggtatctgataaactctccacacgtatttatttccatctagatggacataaaaaacattacaatcgaTTCAGAAAGGAGAGCAGAGCACCTGACTGACTAAACTTAGAACGCAACTCTCAAACTCACAAAGCgtaaacactaataatattacaattttaccattaaagctaagttttctgagtagaaatgaaaagtaataacactaataaacagttttaaaataaatcttaccttatttcactgacagaatttctctttctgtgttgttatcCAGTCGACTGTCTCAGCAGCGCTCCGTGTGAGGGCGGggcgaatgaaaaaaataaattctccgccttctcattaaatatgcaaaccagccacgacacaaaccgcttgaccaatgatattgccttttagcctgggttgtcagctacctggggcagttttcagatttacaatCAGTGATTGGACGGCGGAGATACAAGGCTTTAAGCCATCGAA from Trichomycterus rosablanca isolate fTriRos1 chromosome 11, fTriRos1.hap1, whole genome shotgun sequence includes the following:
- the LOC134323589 gene encoding uncharacterized protein LOC134323589; amino-acid sequence: MDGDKAQYSCLMESLKRRRRLGPDELRLIAEHDSDEDHEGMTIEEEDFMDMELLDEGEEEDEEEQDEQRDQPTTSYR